The following are from one region of the Chloroflexia bacterium SDU3-3 genome:
- a CDS encoding SRPBCC family protein codes for MAPQPIAASLLISAPPPLVYGIIADYRQGHPQILPTPPFVSLAVEQGGVGAGTRFLAQIKMLGSTQSFRGVVSEPQPGHTLVETTDSGIVTSFIVEPRDDGRQSYVTISSQLAGRSGPLGALERWVYGRMLRPVYARELAQLAGVAARQSR; via the coding sequence ATGGCCCCGCAGCCCATCGCGGCCTCGCTGCTGATCAGCGCGCCGCCGCCGCTTGTCTACGGCATCATCGCCGACTACCGCCAGGGCCACCCACAGATCCTGCCCACGCCGCCATTCGTGTCGCTGGCAGTCGAGCAGGGCGGCGTGGGCGCTGGCACGCGCTTCCTGGCCCAGATCAAGATGCTGGGCAGCACGCAGTCGTTTCGCGGCGTGGTCAGCGAGCCGCAGCCCGGCCACACCCTAGTGGAGACGACCGACAGCGGCATCGTGACCAGCTTCATCGTGGAGCCGAGGGACGATGGGCGGCAGAGCTACGTGACGATATCCTCGCAGCTGGCGGGCAGGAGCGGCCCGCTCGGCGCGCTGGAGCGCTGGGTCTACGGGCGGATGCTGCGCCCCGTATACGCCAGGGAGCTGGCGCAGCTCGCGGGTGTGGCGGCGCGACAATCGCGCTAG
- a CDS encoding ATP-binding protein, producing MGTISIVFGPQGAGKSTYARQLTQDIGGVHFSIDDWMARLYGADMPSPLDLAWVMERVGRCEAQIWATAAAVAASGGHAVLDLGFMKAAQRSAFTARASELGLPVSLHFVDAAPELRRQRVLERNSARGETFAFEVTPAMFDFMEGQFERPTDEELAAATVVRTD from the coding sequence ATGGGAACAATCTCCATCGTCTTCGGGCCGCAGGGCGCGGGGAAATCGACCTACGCCCGCCAGCTAACCCAGGATATCGGCGGCGTGCACTTCTCGATCGATGACTGGATGGCGCGGCTCTACGGGGCCGACATGCCCAGCCCGCTCGATCTGGCCTGGGTGATGGAGCGGGTGGGCCGCTGCGAGGCTCAGATCTGGGCCACGGCGGCGGCGGTGGCCGCAAGCGGCGGGCACGCAGTGCTCGACCTGGGCTTCATGAAGGCCGCGCAGCGCAGCGCGTTTACCGCACGGGCGAGCGAGCTGGGGCTGCCCGTGTCGCTGCACTTCGTCGATGCCGCGCCCGAGCTGCGCAGGCAGCGAGTGCTGGAGCGCAACAGCGCGCGCGGTGAGACCTTCGCCTTCGAGGTGACGCCCGCCATGTTCGACTTCATGGAGGGCCAGTTCGAGCGCCCGACCGACGAGGAGCTGGCCGCCGCCACCGTGGTGCGAACGGATTAG
- a CDS encoding alpha/beta hydrolase produces MREFLTSCGAILRYHDMPGDGTPILFIHGLGSACSLDYPTAAASPQISGHRRLLVDLLGFGYSDRASAEQYALAQQARHVADMVQRLGVTRLHIFGHSMGGAVAIALADLIRDHVAGIIVAEGNLDGGGGSTSRAVGAQSAEEFRAHGHARMVAAERAAGNAAWAMSLHHSDPDAVHAAALDLIRGGTPSWRELLYSFPFPKAYIFGERSLPDPDVDELARHGVRVGIVPYAGHDMAVDNPVGLAEAVAAAIC; encoded by the coding sequence ATGCGCGAATTTCTCACCAGCTGCGGCGCGATCCTGCGCTACCACGACATGCCCGGCGACGGCACGCCCATCCTGTTCATCCACGGGCTAGGCTCGGCCTGCTCGCTCGACTACCCCACCGCCGCCGCGTCGCCGCAGATCAGCGGCCACCGCAGGCTGCTGGTCGATCTGCTGGGCTTCGGCTACAGCGACCGGGCCAGCGCCGAGCAGTACGCCCTGGCCCAGCAGGCCCGCCACGTCGCCGACATGGTCCAGAGACTCGGCGTCACGCGGCTGCACATCTTCGGCCACAGCATGGGCGGCGCGGTCGCCATCGCCCTGGCCGACCTCATCCGCGACCACGTGGCGGGCATCATCGTCGCCGAGGGCAACTTAGATGGCGGCGGCGGCTCGACCAGCCGCGCCGTCGGCGCGCAGAGCGCCGAGGAGTTCCGCGCCCACGGCCACGCCCGCATGGTCGCCGCCGAGCGCGCGGCGGGCAACGCCGCCTGGGCCATGAGCCTGCACCACAGCGACCCCGACGCAGTCCATGCCGCCGCGCTCGACCTCATCCGTGGGGGCACGCCGAGCTGGCGCGAGCTGCTGTACAGCTTTCCCTTCCCCAAGGCCTATATCTTCGGCGAGCGCTCGCTGCCCGACCCCGATGTGGACGAGCTGGCCCGACACGGCGTGCGCGTGGGCATCGTGCCCTACGCCGGGCACGACATGGCCGTCGACAACCCCGTGGGCCTCGCCGAGGCGGTCGCAGCCGCCATCTGCTAG
- a CDS encoding PHB depolymerase family esterase: protein MRKLASLMLLLVAICLSASVLVGTAQAASLVEVTNFGANPSGLRMYLYVPNNVKPHPAVLVANHYCTGTGPAFYTNTQYATLAEQYGFIVIYPSVTRSEQCFDVASPQTLTHNGGSDSLGIVSMVKYVLQTYSADASRVYATGISSGAMMTNVLLGAYPDVFAAGAAFSGVPFGCFATTNGSLWNSDCATGKIIKTPQQWGDLVRAAYPGYTGPRPRMQLWHGTNDDVLYYQNFTEAVKQWTDVLGTGQTPAYTDAPQASWTRTRYGGTGTQAPVEAISVAGGPHNLPWGLEPYAIQFFGLDATSTTPTATPNVPTATSVAPTATPNVPTTTPIAPTATPIAPTATPIAPTATPVSGAGCQVRYVLNQWGTGFTAEVTVKNTGSAAINGWSLAWTFGGNQQVTNAWNATISPTSGSVVAKNMSYNASIPAGGSASFGFQASYSGSNSAPASFTLNGTPCGSF, encoded by the coding sequence ATGAGAAAGCTAGCTTCCCTGATGCTGCTTCTGGTCGCCATATGCCTGTCGGCCTCGGTGCTGGTTGGCACCGCGCAGGCGGCCTCGCTGGTGGAGGTGACGAACTTCGGCGCGAACCCCAGCGGCCTGCGGATGTACCTGTATGTGCCCAACAATGTGAAGCCCCACCCCGCCGTGCTGGTGGCCAACCACTACTGCACCGGCACTGGCCCGGCGTTCTACACCAACACGCAGTACGCCACGCTGGCCGAGCAGTATGGCTTTATCGTGATCTACCCCTCGGTGACGCGCAGCGAGCAGTGCTTCGACGTGGCCTCGCCGCAGACGCTGACTCACAACGGCGGCAGCGACTCGCTGGGCATCGTCTCGATGGTCAAGTATGTGCTCCAGACCTACAGCGCCGATGCCAGCCGGGTCTACGCCACGGGCATCTCGTCGGGGGCGATGATGACCAATGTGCTGCTGGGGGCCTACCCCGATGTGTTTGCGGCGGGCGCGGCGTTCAGCGGAGTGCCGTTCGGCTGCTTTGCCACCACCAACGGCTCGCTGTGGAACAGCGACTGCGCGACTGGCAAGATCATCAAGACGCCGCAGCAGTGGGGCGACCTGGTGCGGGCGGCCTACCCCGGCTACACCGGCCCGCGCCCGCGCATGCAGCTTTGGCACGGCACAAATGATGATGTTCTCTACTACCAGAACTTCACCGAGGCGGTGAAGCAGTGGACGGATGTGCTGGGCACGGGCCAGACGCCTGCCTACACCGATGCGCCGCAGGCTAGCTGGACGCGCACGCGCTACGGCGGCACCGGCACCCAGGCCCCGGTCGAGGCGATCAGCGTGGCGGGCGGGCCGCACAACCTGCCCTGGGGGCTGGAGCCGTACGCCATCCAGTTTTTCGGCCTGGATGCCACCTCGACCACGCCGACGGCCACGCCGAACGTGCCCACGGCCACGTCGGTGGCCCCAACAGCCACGCCAAACGTGCCGACCACCACCCCGATCGCACCTACCGCCACACCGATCGCACCTACCGCCACACCGATCGCACCTACCGCCACGCCGGTGAGCGGGGCGGGCTGCCAGGTGCGCTATGTGCTGAACCAGTGGGGCACGGGCTTCACCGCCGAGGTGACGGTGAAGAACACGGGCAGCGCGGCGATCAATGGCTGGTCGCTGGCCTGGACGTTCGGCGGCAACCAGCAGGTGACCAACGCCTGGAACGCCACGATCAGCCCGACCAGCGGCAGCGTGGTGGCCAAGAACATGAGCTACAACGCCAGCATTCCGGCGGGCGGCAGCGCCAGCTTTGGCTTCCAGGCCAGCTACAGCGGCAGCAACAGCGCGCCCGCCAGCTTCACGCTCAACGGCACGCCGTGCGGCAGCTTCTAG
- a CDS encoding endo-1,4-beta-xylanase codes for MHPSIARLGGNRLVQAGMALALCTAIVAPTQAATANAPTGQRLRNLAGNFLIGYAAMSNFNTASDSAQFQEVARTEFNFVTPENAMKWDATESSQNNFNFGGADTLVNFAQANNQKVHGHTLVWHNQLPNWVANGSWNSTTLTNVMYNHIDKVMNHWSDGQIYAWDVVNEAFEENGTRRSSVFQRVIGNSYIELAFRRAKAADPVTKLIYNDYNIEAINSKSNATYNMIADFKNRGVPIDGVGFQMHLTNGGIDYNSLAQNMQRFANIGVDIYITEMDVRLPTPTNSSDLAKQATIYQGVLDVCLKQPRCKAFQVWGIPDKYSWVPSTFPGTGDALIFDNNYNAKPAYYSIQSRLASQGGVPTATPVTSTPVGATPTPAVPTATPSAGTVRRIQSYNFQSRYVRHQSYRGRIDENVSPVEDSQFRVVAGLAGSGTVSFESVNFPGYYLRHRNGEIWLDASDGTSQFKADATWYRRAGLANGGWSSYESYNYPGNYIRHSNYLLILGAVSGSTQQADATFREQ; via the coding sequence ATGCATCCATCGATAGCACGCCTTGGAGGAAATCGCCTCGTGCAGGCTGGCATGGCGCTGGCCCTCTGCACCGCCATCGTCGCCCCCACCCAGGCGGCCACGGCCAATGCGCCCACCGGGCAGCGGCTGCGCAACCTGGCGGGCAACTTCCTGATCGGCTACGCGGCCATGAGCAACTTCAACACGGCCAGCGACTCCGCTCAGTTTCAGGAGGTGGCGCGCACCGAGTTCAACTTTGTGACGCCCGAGAACGCCATGAAGTGGGATGCGACCGAGTCATCGCAGAACAACTTCAATTTTGGCGGGGCCGACACGCTGGTGAACTTCGCGCAGGCGAACAACCAGAAGGTGCACGGCCACACGCTGGTATGGCACAACCAGCTGCCCAACTGGGTAGCCAACGGCAGCTGGAACAGCACCACGCTGACCAACGTGATGTACAACCACATCGACAAGGTGATGAACCACTGGTCGGATGGCCAGATCTACGCCTGGGATGTGGTGAATGAGGCCTTCGAGGAGAACGGGACGCGGCGCAGTAGCGTGTTCCAGCGGGTGATCGGCAACTCGTACATCGAGCTGGCGTTCCGGCGGGCCAAGGCCGCCGATCCGGTGACCAAGCTGATCTACAACGACTACAACATCGAGGCGATCAACAGCAAGTCGAACGCGACCTACAACATGATCGCCGACTTCAAGAATCGTGGCGTGCCGATCGACGGGGTGGGCTTCCAGATGCACCTCACGAACGGCGGGATCGACTACAACAGCCTGGCGCAGAACATGCAGCGTTTCGCCAATATCGGTGTGGATATCTATATCACCGAGATGGACGTGCGCTTGCCCACGCCCACCAACAGCAGCGACCTGGCCAAGCAGGCCACCATCTACCAGGGCGTGCTGGATGTCTGCCTCAAGCAGCCGCGGTGCAAGGCCTTCCAGGTCTGGGGCATCCCCGACAAGTACTCGTGGGTGCCGAGCACCTTCCCTGGCACGGGCGACGCGCTGATCTTCGACAACAACTACAACGCCAAGCCCGCCTACTACTCCATCCAGTCGCGCCTGGCCAGCCAGGGTGGCGTACCCACAGCGACGCCGGTGACCTCGACGCCGGTGGGTGCCACGCCCACCCCCGCCGTGCCCACAGCTACGCCGAGCGCTGGGACGGTGCGGCGCATCCAGTCGTACAACTTCCAGAGCCGCTATGTGCGCCACCAGAGCTACCGCGGGCGGATTGACGAGAACGTCTCGCCGGTCGAGGACTCGCAGTTCCGGGTGGTGGCCGGGCTAGCTGGCAGCGGGACGGTCTCGTTTGAGTCGGTGAACTTCCCCGGCTACTATCTGCGGCATCGCAATGGTGAGATCTGGCTGGATGCGAGCGACGGCACGTCGCAGTTCAAGGCCGATGCGACGTGGTACCGCCGCGCTGGTCTGGCCAACGGCGGCTGGTCCTCCTACGAGTCGTACAACTACCCAGGGAACTATATTCGCCACTCTAACTACCTGCTGATCCTGGGCGCGGTCTCGGGCAGCACGCAGCAGGCCGACGCCACCTTCCGCGAGCAGTAG